CCCCTACTGAGATCAGCTCTCCACGGTTCGGGAAGATTTCGTATTTCAGGTCCACATTGTAGTTCTCACTGTTGATCAGCGCTGGGTTACCGATTACCGATGCACCACCTGCTGCTTCTTGGTATTCGAATGGGCTAAGCTCTCTCATTCCTGGACGAGTGATTGTCTTACTTGCTGCAAAACGTACATTTGAAGCATCGTTGATTGAGTATTTAGCACTTAGTGAAGGCAAGATCTCAGTTGAGTTATAAGTCTCATTTCTGTATGGATCATTCAAGCCATCCTCACGTGTTCTATAGTTTACGCTCTGCTCACCGATTTCTGCACGAACACCTGCATTCACTTTCAGTTTGCTTGGGATTACTTCGTAACCGTATCCTACAAATGCTGCATGTACATCCTGTCTTGCATCAAAGTAAGTATCTGCAATGTTGTATGGCTCGTAAACAAGGCTTCCTGCTGATAGGTAGCTATTAAGGTCTTCATTTGGCTGCAGTACGTTAATACCATCTGCGTTACCACTTGCCCTTCTGATGTTGATTTGGTCATAGTTGAACTCACGCTCTTTGATATTACCTTGGTAACCTAGTTTCAGCGTGCTTCTATATGACTCAGTATCACCATTGTATTCTCCTAAGCCCAATTCCGCTTCAAGGTTTGCCGCATATGCATTCTCATCCATTTCACTCCAGAATCTGTGGTTGTCTGCAACCGACTCATCTGTGTAAAGGCGACCGTCACCCCAGTTGATCTCATTATATGACTTACCTTGTCCCATATCAAAGATCAATTGCTTTCTGTCTGGCTCAAGTGCTGTTGTTCTTGCGTAAGAAACACCCCAGTTTACTTTCAGCTTGTCATTTTCCATAAAGCTGTGGTCACCTAACAATTGGTGCACTTGAAGCTTGTTCTGAGTATAAGTATTTCTGAATGAGTAAAGGTTTTCATACTCAGCGTTGTTACCGAAGTATTCGTCCAATCTGTTCTGAGACTCATTCACATAGATATTGTTGAAGTTGAATGAGTGTCTGTTGTTGATCTTGTAATAGAAGTTCAACAAACCTGATGTTGTCGTATTGTATCTGAATGACGTTGCGTCGTAGTTAACTCTTGCACGACCTTGCGCCTGATAGTTTCTATAAACACCGTCTCTGTATTCGTAGTCGTTGTCATATGCTACCGAAGCGATAAAGCCAAATCCACCTTCTTCTCCTACATCAAAGTAGTTACCACCAGATACATTGAAATTTTGGTTCAGTGGTGCATTCTTAGTCTTCGAATCCCATGAAGTCGACATTACATCCTGTCCTTCTGTATTCGCCTTCACTACTGTAGACTGCTTTCTGCCATATCCCGAGAACCCTGCATACTCATTATCTCCGTCAGAGTAATGTCTGAAGTAAAGTCCTGTTGCCAATGAATTCATACCAGCACCTACTCCAATCTTAAAGAAAGGCTCTTCAGAATAATCTTTTGTCATAATGTTCACTGTCGCACCAGCAAAATCACCGTAAAGATTTGGTGAGAATGTCTTATTTACATTCAGGTTTTTCACCAAGTCTGAAGGGAAAATTGAAAGGTCAATCATCTTCTTATCCGGGTTGGTTGCCGGCACTGGAAGACCATTCAACAGTGCATTGTTATATCTATCTCCTAGACCTCTAACAAAGAGTCCTTTTGATCCTACTTTTGAAATACCAGTTACTTTCGTCATCGCACCTTCCACATTTGAAATACCTTTTGCTGACATTTCCTGTGCTCCAATGCTCTGAATCATTACATCTGCATTCTGACGTTCTACCATCAGGGCTTCTGCAGCTTCTTTGTTGGCTTTACCAACAACTTCCACTTCCATTAGCTCCTGTGCGTCTATTGACAAAAGCACTTGTATGTTTGTGGTTTGTCCTTCAGTAACTGTAATTGATTTTGCAAATTTCTGATAACCAACATAGCTACTTACTAACTCATAAGTTCCTGGTGTTGCACTAAACTCAAATTCGCCAAACACATTTGTGTTAGCTCCAGTAGTGGTTCCACCCAGCATTACGCTGGCACCAATAATTTCCTCACCTGTTTCTGCATCCTTAACAGTACCTTTTACGATACCCTTCTGCGCCATCGCAGTAAGAGAAAATAATAAGCTTGTAACTAATAGTAATACCCGTGTCATGTTTTTTTGTTCCTAGTCCTAATTGTTGATGTCACAAAAGTATAAGGCTAATATGACTAGGAATTGTCCAATCAATTAATGAATAATGAACATAATCACGATGTTGTTAATAACATGTTGACGCATTAAGTGTACAAATACACTTAATAATTACTTTAGTATAATCACTATGTCATAAATAAGAATATTATATGGTTATTATGTATTTTCACAATACAAATGAACTATTGTTGATGTAACATTTGATTAACATATGTAACTTTAAATAAAGCTTAAGGAAACATTAGAGAGGCTTTTTTAACCTTAAAATGACAGAAAATAAGCAATAGAATGACTGAAAAGACGAGAGAAAGCAGAGGAATAAGTCTTGGATTAAAACAAATCCACAGAATGTAACAGGTACAAGTGACTGAAATCTATTCACAACAAAAAATGGGCAAGTGAAAGGTAGCCTTTCTACTTGCCCATTTTACAATTAAACATAAATCAGTGGTGATGCTAACTTACACTCAGCAGATAAAAAAAACGGACTGATACATTATGTACCAGTCCGCCATATATTAAAGACTATATAGTCTGTAATAATTATCTAGTCCAACCAGCAGCCCATTCGAATGATGAAAGGCTTGTTGACAAAGTAACATTTGCGTCTACAGAAATTTTAGCAGCATTGTCAGCAGCTTTAGTTTCGTATGGCTCTGCATCCAATTTAGACTGCTCTACTTCTTCAGCTGAGTAACCATCTTCTTCGCTAAGGATTGTACCTTTGTACTTCAAATCATTAGTTTGACCTTCAGCTTTAATGTTCGTCAGGATGATCTCACCGTTAGCAAGGTTATCAAGTGTTTCGTTGTGCTCGATTTCGATAGCATCTTTGAAGTTCTTGATATAAACATTGTTGATGTTTGCTTTAGTACCTTCTCTCAGTTTCATACCGTCAGACTCAGAACCTTCGTTTGCAATCAGAACGATGTTCTCAAGAGTTGGGTTAGAGTATGGAGAAGCAGCTCTGTCTTTGCTGTTGTTATCAGCCTCGATGCCTCTATCACCAGCACCTTCCATTTGCTGAGCAAACCAGTTTGAACCTTTACCAGCCCAACCGTAAGTCCAGTCGAAGCAGTCGTCACCAGAACCGATAGATACAAGGTAGTTAGCCTCTACAGTACCACCGAAGAACTCGAATCCATCATCAGAACCCATGTAAGACTCCAAGTGGTGAACTTCAGTACCTCTACCTACACCGTTAAAAGTGAAGCCATTGTGCTCTTTCTCATCGTTGATTTGGTTACCACCAAACTCAACTCTTACATATTTAATAACACCTGAGTTATCATCAGCATCAGAACCACCGTACATTACGTCACCTACTTCTGCAGTAGCCTCAGTACCTCTGTTGATTGGCGCATAACCATTAATGATAATACCACCCCAAGAACCTCTTTCTTCTTTATCAGAAGTAAATACGATTGGTGCATCAGCAGTACCTTCTGCCATAATTTTAGCACCTCTTTCGATCAAAAGGTAAGCTACAGATTCGTCTAGGTCATTTTTAACTACTACACCTGGCTCGATAGTCAGAGTAGCACCAGCTTTTACGTGTACACCACCAGCGATAATGATTTCGTCGCCAGCTTTCAATGTCATATCCTCTGAAATAGATCCATTCAGAACTACGCTTTGTGGCTGTGGTGTTACATCACCGTCTTCGTCTTCGTTATCACAAGATGAGAATGAAACAGCAGCCAACATTGCTGCAGCAGTCATGAATCTGTTAAAGTTTTTCATGTCAGTTTTTGATTTGATTTTAGATAGAGAATTGTATTTCCTTAAGATTTGAATGCAATTTAGTAAGTGGTTAGCACAATCAAGTTAAGCTAATGTTATGCAATATTTAATTATCACCAACCACTTATTCATATTGATTTAGAAGGTATAATTCAGCGAGAAACTAGCATTTGTTCCCATTGAATATGAGTTCACAAGTTTGGTGTCTGCTCCGTTGGCAAACTCCTCCTGTTCTCTGATTACTTCTGGATTCAGAATGTTTGACACCTTGAAATCAACACTTAATTTCTCTGCAATTCTGTTCTTCCAAATGAAGTCCAGTGTGCTATATGAACGCTCATAGATATCACCTGCCCCTTGTGCACCCGCAGAGTAAATACGATCACCAAACACATTGTAAGTAACCGTAAATGTGGAAACTACAGAAGCACCAAACTCTGCCTCATATGTCAGGTCAGCATTAATAATGTATGGTGAAGCTCCTTGTAGTGCTCTTTCCTTGTTTGTTAGAATTGAGTTAGGATTGTCAATAATGATTTGTGTGTACATATACGAAGCATTCAGTCCTGCCACGAATCTTGAAAGGAACTCCGAGCCGTTATTAAAAACGTTGTTTAGTCGTTTGCTCAGCTCCATTTCCACACCATAAATCTGCGCCTTGTCTCCGTTCTGGAAAGTGAAGAGTGTTCCTGATTCTGGAATTTGTACTTTTTCAATAGGACTCTCGATGTACTTACCGAAAACTCCCATCGAGAATAGCTCTCCGTGATTAGGGAAAATTTCGTATTTCAAATCAGCATTATAGTTATCACTATTCTGCAGGTTGGCATTACCTTGAATCAGTGCACCACCGTACATTTCCTGATACTGAAATGGAATTACTTCTTTAAAGTTCGGGCGTGTTACTGTTTTACTTACAGCGAATCTCAAGTTTGACTCTTCATCCAACGCATATTTCAGGTTAAGTGAAGGTAAGATTGACAATGTATCGTATGTTGACACACGAAGTGGCGACGAATAAAGGTCACTCAGTTTCTTATACTTAACTGTTTGGTTTGCCAACTCTGTTCTTACACCTGCGACTACTTTCAATTTTTCAGGCACAAGGTCAAAGTCATAAGCAGCGTATCCTGCGTGTACATTCAGGCTCGCCTCAAACTCTCTAGATGGGTCATTTTGATCCTTGTAGTAGATATTGCCAGCCTGAAGCTGATCTTCGATAAAGCTTCCTGGATTATCAAAGTCAAAAGTTGACATTGTACTGTTATCAGCTTCCACAATATTAAGCTGTCTCCAGTTAAAGTCTCTTGATTTAAGTCTTCCTTGGTAGCCTAGTATCAGTGAACTTGCAAAACCCTCAGCTCCTTGCTCACCAAAGCCAATCTTTCCTTCCACCTTAGCAGCATACTCATTTTCATTCAAGAAACTGAAGAAACGGTGGTTGTTAGGGGCATTCAGTGTAAAAAGTGTCGCCTCATCTCTAGGTCCCGTCACAGAAAGCTGCTTTCTATCTGGCTCCTGCCCTTTAGCAATTGAATAAGAAATTCCCCAGTTAAGTTGGATACGCTCATCTTTAATGTTGTGCTCACCAAGCAATTGGTTTACAAGCAACATGTTTTGTCTATAAGTACCTCTTCTTGTAGACAAGTCCACTTCAGTACCTAAATCATTAGAAAAACCTGCGTACTCACTAAGTTCGTTAGACGACTCATTCACATACAACACATTCAGGTTCACCTTGTGATCAGAATTGATTCTATAATAGAAGTTGGCTAGTCCAGAAGTACTGGTTGTATATTCATATGTATCGAAGTTGTAACTAATCAACGGAGCCGCTTGCGCGTTAAGGTTCCTAGTTACACCATTGCGGTAAGTATAATTATTATCATAAGCTGCTGACACCATAAAACCAAACTGACTCTCTCCTGCCAAATCGTAAAGGTTACCACCAGTCAACTTAAAGCTGTTTGCAATCGGAGCATTTGCCACTTGATGTGCATAATTAGAAGTAAAAAGGTTGGATGCATTCTCACCCTTTGCCTCAAATACATTGACGCTTTCAATTTGAGAAGGCATTACACGTCCTTTTCCTGTCATTCCGAAAAACTCCATGTCACCGTCCTTAAATGACTTAAAGCTTTTTCCTGTAGTTTGAGAATTGTAAGAACCTCCAATACCGATCGTAAATGCACCTTCTTCAGGGAAATCTTTTGTTGTGATATCCACTGTGGCACCGGCAAAATCTCCATACATTCTTGAAGAGAATGTTTTCGCCATATCAATATTTTTCACTACATCAGATGGGAAAATTGAAAGTGGGATTACTTTCAAATCAGGATCTGTAGAAGGCACTGGCAATCCATTCAGCAATGCATTGTTATATCTATCTCCTAGACCTCTAACAAATACACCTTTACCACTTACCTTGGATACACCCGAAATTTTAGTAGCAGCATCCTCCACATTGGAAACCCCTTTTACAGACATTTCTTCTGCCCCGATACTCTGTATCATCACGTTGGCATTCTTACGCTCTACCATCAGCGCTTCAGCACTCTCCTTATTGGCTTTACCTACTACTTCTACTTCCACCAGCTCAGTAGCATCCAATGCCAAGTTCATATCTACACTAACCACTTGTCCTGCGGTTACGGTCACCTGCTGTACGAATTTCTTATAACCAATATAACTACCCACTACGTTATAAGTGCCAGGATTGGCCTTAAACTCAAATTGACCAAACACGTTAGTGTTAGCCCCTGTGGTAGTACCTTCAAGCATTACGTTTGCGCCGATAATCTCTTCACCTGATTCAGCGTCCTTTACCTGTCCTTTTATTGTACCCTTCTGTGCAAAAGCACTAAAAGTGAATACAATAGCAGAAATTGTTAAAATAAATACCCTAGTCATACAATTTTAATATTAATTTCGCTGCAAATGTATAGGGCATATATGACCTCGGAGTCTACTCGGCTTTAACAGTACTTAAAGGTTCTCTTCTCAACATTGAACACTGTGTGAAGTAAAGGAAGGGTAGCGCTGCATTTTATTAACATTAACAAAACAATAGCTATTTAAACTACCGCTATCCCCTCTTTTTAGAAGAAACTATTTATTTCATACAATTGGGTCGTCCACATTATATTGGAAGCAAAAAGATAAAATACAAAAAGCTAACATGTTACAGACTATCAAATCAGCCATCTTCTTATTACTACTTAGTTCAGTAATCGCTGGATGTGACAGCACTCCAAAGAAAGAAAAATCGGAGCCCGAGCAGAAAGCTCCTCAAGTGAAAGTAGCTGAAAAGAAACCTGTCAGAAAAATTCAGAAACTGAATGATGAGAACGCGGCTTCGGAACTGGCTTGGTATGGCAGTGAAAACCCTGAAACAGAGGTACTGCTCAAAACCCGCTTGGGTAATATCAAAATCAGGCTTTATGAAGAAACTCCTTTACATCGCGCCAATTTTGTGATGCTTACCAAACGGGGCTATTACGATAATTCACAGTTTTATAGGGTCATGAAAGACTTTGTGGTTCAGGGTGGTGACTCAGATGAATACAAGTTTGGAAAAAAGAAAAAGAACTTTGGCAAGTACACCGTTCCTGCTGAGTTACAACCATCCAAGTTTTTTCATAAAAGAGGTGCTGTAGCCATGGCTCGTGAGATCAAGCAGAACCCAGAAAAACGCTCATCAAGCTACGATTTCTACATTATTCTAGGCACCAAGCAAACCGAGGATGACCTGCTTGGTTTTGAAGTGTCTGACCTCACCAAATCCTACCCTCAACATGTCAGAAAAGTCTACAAGTCAATTGGAGGTGTCCCGGGGCTTGATGGAGACTTCACTGTATTCGGCGAAGTGGTTGAAGGAATGGATGTTGTAGAAAAAATAGAGAAAGTAGAAGTCAGCGAAGGTGACCATTGGCCAATGAAAGATATTCTTATTGATGCAGAAGTATTGCCAAGTGCACAATAAATAAGAGATTTAAACTTTCTAATATCATATTATTAATAAAATATTGTTATTTTTCGAGAGCGACTGACTGAACTTTATAAGCTAAAGACTTTCAAACAATAGATATGAGGATTACACACAGGCCTTGGCTGGTGGGACTTTTGATTCTGACAAGTACTTTTTTCATTTCCCAACAGCTGATTGCACAAACCGAAGTAGAAACCCTGCAAAAGCAGGTTGAGCAAACGCAGGACAAGCACCAACAGGTTGACAAGTACAACCTATTGGCCAGCAATGCTATTGAGTACAACCAATTCAAGGATGCGATTGATTATTCTCAGAAGGCATTGGATCTGGCAGAGGAACTTGACTACTACAAGGGTAGTGCCACAGCTCTTCTGAATTTTGCGAATGTCTACCGTTTGAAGAGACAGTTCAAACAAGCATTGAACTATGCTTTACAGGGGGTAAACATTTACAAGGAAAAGGATGACCTTCCTGCACTGTACCAAGCCTACACAGAAGTAGCTTATCTCTATCAGGACTGGAACGTATTTGACAATGCCATTGACTATGAGAAAAAGGCACTCGCAGTAGCTAATCAATTGAAAGATCCTGAGAAGGGATTCGATGTTGTTCAGCTTTTGGCTTTCTCTTATATGAAAATGGGACAGGATGACCAGGCATTGAAATACCTGATCCAATGTCGAGACTACCACAAGCAGTCAGGAGATAACGTTCAGTATGTGTCCATGCTTAGCCGTATTGCCTCTATTCAATCCAAGAAGGGAGACTTTCAGGCTGCCATGCTTACCAACCTCGAAATCATCCGTATCAAGCGTCAGACAAATGATACGAAAGGTCTTGCAACTTACCTTAACGACGTAGGTTATAGCTACCAGCGACTTGGCAACACCAAGATGGCACTCCGCTATCTGGAAGAAGCCGTGGAGCACAACCGTAAAGAAGGTCTACCAGAAAAAGCTAACACTACACTCCTTACGAACATGGGGGTAATCAACATGAACTCCGGAAATGTTCGTAAAGGTCTAGAAAACTATTTACAGGTACTGGAAATCCAACAGAAGCACGGTACCAGTCGAGAAATTTCAAATGCCCATATCTATGTTGCGTCAGCCTACGAAAGTTTAAGGTTATACTCTGAAGCCCGTAAGCACGCTGATGCTGCCATTGAACTAGCAAGACAAGGACAGCACTTTGATGTACTAACCAGTGCCTACACACGTAAGCTGGCTGTATATGAAGGCTCAGGAAACTATAAGAAAGCCCTGCAAACCATGAAATCCTTCCTGGCTCTGAAAGACTCCCTCCTAAACATGGAGAGAACCTCACTAACAGAGCAACAGAAACAATGGAAGGAAGCTCAGAAGAAGGAGAAAGAACTTGAAAAAGTTCTGATGGAGAAGAAGATGAGTGAGCAGGAGATCGACAAGCTTCGTATTGATGCCGAGCTGAGTAAGAAACAGCTGGAACTGCTAGAACGAGAGCGTGCACTGAAAAACAGTAAACTTCGTCAGGAAGAGTTGGAAGGCATGCAGACGCAACAGCAGCTACTGATGGCCCAAGAGCAGCTTAACTTGGAAAAGCGTCAGCAGGAAATCTACGAACTCCAGAAAGAAAAGAAACTGAACGAACTACTCCTGAGACAAAAGGATGTAGAGGAAAGGGAAAGACAGAAAGCATTTGAGCTTCTGGAACGTGAAAACGAACTGAGAAGGCTTAAACTGAAAGAGGAAGAGGAAAAAAGAAAGTACTTCATTGCCTCAATGGCGCTACTTTGTGTGGTACTTGCCTTGATCTTGATTGGTTACTTCCAGAACCGAATGAAGAATAAGCGTCTGGCTGCCAAAAACGATGAGATTCTACAGCAGAAACAAGAAATTGAGCAGCAGCGTGACCAGATTTCAGTAGCCAAGCAGGAAGTTGAAAAAGTAAACGATGACTTCCAGGTACTTTCAGAGTTTGGTCAGAAAATTACTTCAACACTGGACTTTGGGCCAATTAACTGGACAGCTTTTGCCTATGTAAACTCACTGATGGATGCCGGAGTATTTGGCATCGGTATCTACGATGAGACTTACGACAGCATTAACTATATCAACCTGTTGGACAATGGCGTTTCGGTTCCACACTTTGGCTTTAAGCTTTCGGATACAAACAGCCTTTCGGTGCTTTGCTTCAAGAGTCAGGAAGAAATCCTGATCAGTGAACTGGACTTACAAATCTCTCAATACCTGAAAAGCCAGCCTGTATTCCAAACAGGGGAGAGACCTGAATCACTGGTTTACATGCCATTGACAGCTGACCAGAAGCCTCTTGGTGTACTGACAGTTCAAAGCTTTGAGAAAAATGCCTACACAAGAAAGGATGTCAATATCCTTCGTTCAATGGCATCTTACATCTCAATTGCCTTGACCAACGCCAATGCTTACAAAGAGATCAACACGAAGAACAAACATATTACGGACAGTATGCGCTATGCGCAAACGATCCAGAAGGCGATCCTCCCTACTCCTGCCAAACTGAAGCGGGACTTGCTGGACTCCTTTATTATGTTCCGTCCAAAAGACATTGTATCTGGTGACTATTATTGGTATTCAAAAATTGAAGGGGATGATTTGGTAAGAGGTAACCTGAGAAACCCATTCACAGAAAGCTTGATATTCCTTGTAGTTGCTGACTGTACAGGACACGGTGTACCGGGTGGTTTCATGTCCATGATTGGTAACACACTTCTGAATGAGATCATCAACCAGAAGCACATTTACGATCCTGCTGAAATCCTGCACAGATTGGACGAAGGTATTATCCGCGCCCTTCATCAGGAGAACAAGTCAAATGACGACGGTATGGACGTATCGCTTTGTGTTATTGAGAAAAGTGGTACTGAAACTGACAAAATCATATTTGCCGGAGCAAAACGTCCGATGTGGTACATTGAGAATGGCAACAACACATTGGTGGAGCTTAAAGGTACTAACAAATCTATCGGTGGACTGCGCTTCAAGAAATCATCAAGAGAGTTTGAAGAGCATACAGTACAGCTTGGCAGAGGTAGCTTGATTTACCTATCTTCTGACGGTATGGCTGACCAGAACAATGGTGAAGGCAAGAAGTATGGTAAAGTCAAACTGATTGAGCTGTTGGAGCAAAATGCTGAGAAAACCATGCTTGACCAACTTGAGGCTCTTGAGCTATCACTGGAAGAGCATCAGGGTAAAGTTGCACAGCGAGATGACATCACCATTGTTGGTGTAAGACTATAAAATAACTTAGCGTATATATCAAAAGGCTGCTTCTGAAAAGAGGCAGCCTTTTATTTTTTCAAATAATTGCAATCCACTTACCTAAAAGACTTCGTAGGTACAGGTGAAATGTAAAATCAAAACGCCTATGGAAAATAGAAAGAAGATTGAGTTAGTACTAACACCTACATTTCCACCCCTTATCACCTGATAGACCTCTATCAACCACTCCTTATTCCCACCTAACTATTCACTCCATTATTTATTGATTCCAAAAGCAGGATTACCTGCTTGTATGTTAAATCATTAAATAAAACAGCTGATGAAAAATTTTAAATCATGGTTGCTAGCAACCACCTGCGTTTGCATGTTCTCTTGTGCAGACAATGCTAATGATGATAGTAATGACTTGCTGCGCACCCAGACTGTAGCTCCAGAACGCTTGGCAGAAAGAC
This portion of the Limibacter armeniacum genome encodes:
- a CDS encoding TonB-dependent receptor, which codes for MTRVFILTISAIVFTFSAFAQKGTIKGQVKDAESGEEIIGANVMLEGTTTGANTNVFGQFEFKANPGTYNVVGSYIGYKKFVQQVTVTAGQVVSVDMNLALDATELVEVEVVGKANKESAEALMVERKNANVMIQSIGAEEMSVKGVSNVEDAATKISGVSKVSGKGVFVRGLGDRYNNALLNGLPVPSTDPDLKVIPLSIFPSDVVKNIDMAKTFSSRMYGDFAGATVDITTKDFPEEGAFTIGIGGSYNSQTTGKSFKSFKDGDMEFFGMTGKGRVMPSQIESVNVFEAKGENASNLFTSNYAHQVANAPIANSFKLTGGNLYDLAGESQFGFMVSAAYDNNYTYRNGVTRNLNAQAAPLISYNFDTYEYTTSTSGLANFYYRINSDHKVNLNVLYVNESSNELSEYAGFSNDLGTEVDLSTRRGTYRQNMLLVNQLLGEHNIKDERIQLNWGISYSIAKGQEPDRKQLSVTGPRDEATLFTLNAPNNHRFFSFLNENEYAAKVEGKIGFGEQGAEGFASSLILGYQGRLKSRDFNWRQLNIVEADNSTMSTFDFDNPGSFIEDQLQAGNIYYKDQNDPSREFEASLNVHAGYAAYDFDLVPEKLKVVAGVRTELANQTVKYKKLSDLYSSPLRVSTYDTLSILPSLNLKYALDEESNLRFAVSKTVTRPNFKEVIPFQYQEMYGGALIQGNANLQNSDNYNADLKYEIFPNHGELFSMGVFGKYIESPIEKVQIPESGTLFTFQNGDKAQIYGVEMELSKRLNNVFNNGSEFLSRFVAGLNASYMYTQIIIDNPNSILTNKERALQGASPYIINADLTYEAEFGASVVSTFTVTYNVFGDRIYSAGAQGAGDIYERSYSTLDFIWKNRIAEKLSVDFKVSNILNPEVIREQEEFANGADTKLVNSYSMGTNASFSLNYTF
- a CDS encoding tetratricopeptide repeat protein, which translates into the protein MRITHRPWLVGLLILTSTFFISQQLIAQTEVETLQKQVEQTQDKHQQVDKYNLLASNAIEYNQFKDAIDYSQKALDLAEELDYYKGSATALLNFANVYRLKRQFKQALNYALQGVNIYKEKDDLPALYQAYTEVAYLYQDWNVFDNAIDYEKKALAVANQLKDPEKGFDVVQLLAFSYMKMGQDDQALKYLIQCRDYHKQSGDNVQYVSMLSRIASIQSKKGDFQAAMLTNLEIIRIKRQTNDTKGLATYLNDVGYSYQRLGNTKMALRYLEEAVEHNRKEGLPEKANTTLLTNMGVINMNSGNVRKGLENYLQVLEIQQKHGTSREISNAHIYVASAYESLRLYSEARKHADAAIELARQGQHFDVLTSAYTRKLAVYEGSGNYKKALQTMKSFLALKDSLLNMERTSLTEQQKQWKEAQKKEKELEKVLMEKKMSEQEIDKLRIDAELSKKQLELLERERALKNSKLRQEELEGMQTQQQLLMAQEQLNLEKRQQEIYELQKEKKLNELLLRQKDVEERERQKAFELLERENELRRLKLKEEEEKRKYFIASMALLCVVLALILIGYFQNRMKNKRLAAKNDEILQQKQEIEQQRDQISVAKQEVEKVNDDFQVLSEFGQKITSTLDFGPINWTAFAYVNSLMDAGVFGIGIYDETYDSINYINLLDNGVSVPHFGFKLSDTNSLSVLCFKSQEEILISELDLQISQYLKSQPVFQTGERPESLVYMPLTADQKPLGVLTVQSFEKNAYTRKDVNILRSMASYISIALTNANAYKEINTKNKHITDSMRYAQTIQKAILPTPAKLKRDLLDSFIMFRPKDIVSGDYYWYSKIEGDDLVRGNLRNPFTESLIFLVVADCTGHGVPGGFMSMIGNTLLNEIINQKHIYDPAEILHRLDEGIIRALHQENKSNDDGMDVSLCVIEKSGTETDKIIFAGAKRPMWYIENGNNTLVELKGTNKSIGGLRFKKSSREFEEHTVQLGRGSLIYLSSDGMADQNNGEGKKYGKVKLIELLEQNAEKTMLDQLEALELSLEEHQGKVAQRDDITIVGVRL
- a CDS encoding peptidylprolyl isomerase, with the translated sequence MLQTIKSAIFLLLLSSVIAGCDSTPKKEKSEPEQKAPQVKVAEKKPVRKIQKLNDENAASELAWYGSENPETEVLLKTRLGNIKIRLYEETPLHRANFVMLTKRGYYDNSQFYRVMKDFVVQGGDSDEYKFGKKKKNFGKYTVPAELQPSKFFHKRGAVAMAREIKQNPEKRSSSYDFYIILGTKQTEDDLLGFEVSDLTKSYPQHVRKVYKSIGGVPGLDGDFTVFGEVVEGMDVVEKIEKVEVSEGDHWPMKDILIDAEVLPSAQ
- a CDS encoding TonB-dependent receptor; this encodes MTRVLLLVTSLLFSLTAMAQKGIVKGTVKDAETGEEIIGASVMLGGTTTGANTNVFGEFEFSATPGTYELVSSYVGYQKFAKSITVTEGQTTNIQVLLSIDAQELMEVEVVGKANKEAAEALMVERQNADVMIQSIGAQEMSAKGISNVEGAMTKVTGISKVGSKGLFVRGLGDRYNNALLNGLPVPATNPDKKMIDLSIFPSDLVKNLNVNKTFSPNLYGDFAGATVNIMTKDYSEEPFFKIGVGAGMNSLATGLYFRHYSDGDNEYAGFSGYGRKQSTVVKANTEGQDVMSTSWDSKTKNAPLNQNFNVSGGNYFDVGEEGGFGFIASVAYDNDYEYRDGVYRNYQAQGRARVNYDATSFRYNTTTSGLLNFYYKINNRHSFNFNNIYVNESQNRLDEYFGNNAEYENLYSFRNTYTQNKLQVHQLLGDHSFMENDKLKVNWGVSYARTTALEPDRKQLIFDMGQGKSYNEINWGDGRLYTDESVADNHRFWSEMDENAYAANLEAELGLGEYNGDTESYRSTLKLGYQGNIKEREFNYDQINIRRASGNADGINVLQPNEDLNSYLSAGSLVYEPYNIADTYFDARQDVHAAFVGYGYEVIPSKLKVNAGVRAEIGEQSVNYRTREDGLNDPYRNETYNSTEILPSLSAKYSINDASNVRFAASKTITRPGMRELSPFEYQEAAGGASVIGNPALINSENYNVDLKYEIFPNRGELISVGVFGKQIQDPIERIAIASSSQLYTFENVGSATVAGVEVEFNKRLSNLFQSNREVLTRTKVGINATYMYSEIDLSGTTTTMTNTTREMQGASPFLINADLGYEADLMDGNVFSNFALTYSIFGDRIFAAGVQGAGDIYERSYGTLNFIWKNKIKDRLSVDFSVKNILNPEVTREQEFTDGEVKVVNAYQYGINGGVSISYTF